The Pseudomonadota bacterium genome segment ACCGCCGGATCGCGGCACATAGGCAGGGTTGCGCTCATAGACGACGCGGGCGCCGGGATTGCGCTCCGCGGCCCGGTAGATATAGGGACCGCTGCCGATCGTCGCCGTCACTTGGCTGAAGGGATCGCTCGAGGCGAAGCGTTCCGGCATCATCGCGCAGACATTCGCCGAGGACTTGCCCAGGGCATCGGCGACCGGGAACGCATATTTAAGGCGAATGCGGATCGTGCGGTCGTCGAGGGCGGCGATCTCCTCGGCGGCGGCCAGGAACGCCTGGCCGAAGCTATCGCGCGCCGCCCATCGGCGGATGCTGGCAACACAGTCGCGGGCCAGCACGCGTTCGCCATCATGCCATTTGAGCCCGTCGCGCAAGGTGAGCCGCCAGAGCGTGCCCTCGGCCTCGACCACATGGCCTTCCAGCATCTGCGGCTGCACCTGGTAGCGCGCATCCATGCCCCAAAGCATGTCGTAGACCAGATGGGCATGATCGGTGCTCTGGGACGCGGTCGTCCAAATCGGATCGAAAACGGCGAGATCCGCCGCCGGCACGAAGCGGATGACGCGGCTGGATTCGGCCCGCGCGATGGCGGGGAGCGCCAGCGCGGCCGCACTTGCCTTGAGGAAGCTGCGACGATGCATCATGGTGTCCTCCCGATTCGAGACAACCCCCAGGCGGACTCGAATGGCGCCCTGAGAGAGTAGACCCTCTGAGATTAGACGGGGCGGCCCCAGTACCTGATCGCGTTGCCTAAAGGGATTTGTACCGACTTTCTACGAAAGTCGGTACCAGGGCGGCAATGTCGGCCCGCTGGTGTGACTTTCCTGCACGCATCGCCTCACTTTCGAGCGCCTGTCCGGCGAAACTCTTTGCCGGCGTTCGCCGCATCGATTATGGTGCCGGCATGCGTTACGCTACGAAGCAACAGGTCATGTGCATTCTCTCGACCCACACCGGTGGGCCGTCGGAGGTCATGGCGCGCTGAGTTTCGCGACGTAACCCGAGACACCAAGGCCCCGCCGGACACCGTCGGGGCCTTTTTCATGGGCCTCGGCGGGACGCTCCGGCGACAACGGAGATCGCCATGGCCGGGGACGAGAGAGCGAATGCGGCAATCGCCGAAAATCCGTCCGGCGCGGAACGAACCCCTGCGCCGAGCGTGCGGGTGCGCCCGGAAGGCACGCATCTCTGGGATCAGCTCCGCGCCCGCTGGGGTGCGGCCGAGCGGCTGAGCGAGGCGCCGCCGCCCCGCGATGAGGAGTGAGCCATGCCCGCGCTCCGCCTCGATAAGCTCGCCAAGACCTTCCATAGGAGATCCCGGCCGGCCGGCGGGCTCGGCCGTCTGAGCCAGCTCTTCCGGCCGTCGCGGCCGATCGAGGTGCCGGCGGTCATCGGCGTCAGCTTCGCGGTCGAGGCGGGCGAGCGCGTGGCCTTCATCGGCCCGAACGGCGCCGGCAAGTCGACGACCCTCAAGATGCTGACGGGCATGCTGACGCCGAGCGCCGGCCATGCCGAGGTGGCGGGGCTCGTCCCCTGGCAGGCGCGGCGGCGGCTCGCATCGCGCATCGGCATCGTCTTCGGCCAGCGCTCGCAGCTCTGGCCGCAGTTGCCGGTCGCCGACAGCTTCTGGCTGCTCGCCCGCATCTACGGTGTGAGCCGGGCGGCGTTTCTCACCCAGAAGGCGCGCCTGACCCACGCCTTCGCCATCGGCGACTTCATGGACCGGCCGGCTTCCCAGCTCTCCCTAGGCCAGCGCATGCGCTGCGAGATCGCCGCCGCCTTGCTGCACGGGCCGGGGATTCTGTTCCTGGACGAGCCGACCATCGGTCTCGACGTGACCGCCAAGGCGGCGCTGCGCGATCACTTGAACGAGCTCTCCCGCGCCGATGCCACGACCGTGCTCTTGACCTCGCACGACACCGGCGACATCGAGAAGATCTGCGAGCGGGTCATCGTCATCGACCACGGCCGGCTGATCATGGATGTGAGCCTGGACAAGCTGAGACGCGACTATCTCGGCCGCCGCATGGTGACGCTGACCACCGCCGAGGAAGAGCCGCTTCTGGCGCTCGACGGCGTCGAGGTGGCGGCGAGGGCGCCTTACCGGCTCAGCCTTGCCGTCGACACCGCCCGGATGCCGATCCAGAAGGTCGTGGCGGAGGCGATGGAGCGTCTCACCATCCAGGATTTGATGATCGAGAACCCGCCCTTGGAGGACGTCATCAAGGCGATCTACCGCGGCGACCGGCGCGAGCCCGCCGAATGGGGCGCTTCGTGACTGCCGCACAGCAGGCCAAGGCCATGCTGGCGCTGTTCGCCATGGGCTGGCAGCGCGCCGGCATCGAGCGCGCGGCACTCCTCGGCCGCGCACTCCTCTACGGCCTGGTGCTGCTGATCTTCCAGGGCATCTGGCAATCGACCCCCCTGGCCGAGCTCGCCGGACCCGGCTACGACACCGAAGGGCTGATCTGGTACGTCGCGGTCACCGAGTGGATCGTCTTCGCCACGGCCTATCCCTACCGCGAGGTCGAGGCCGATATCAGAGGCGGCCGCATCGCCCAGCTGGCCTCGCGTCCGGTGCCCTACCTCGCCGCCGTTGCGGCCGAGTGGGCCGGCGCCAGCGGGTTCCGGCTCTTGGCGCTTGGCGGCTTCGGCTTCGCGGCGACGATCCTCATGACCGGCACGGTCCCGATCGCCTGGTCCGCCGGCCCCGGCCTCCTCCTGAGCGCGCTCCTGGCCATGGCGCTCGCCTTCCTCCTGCAATTCGCCATCGGGCTGGTCGCGGTCTGGATGGGCACCGCCGCACCGGTCTACTGGATCGCGCAGAAGCTGTTCTTCGTCATGGGCGGCCTGCTGCTGCCGCTCTCGATCTATCCAAGCACGCTCGGCGCCATCGCCGAGGCGAGCCCGTTTGCGGCCATGCTCTACGCCCCCGCCTCGCTCCTGCTCGACGCCGGCAGCGCCGGGCTCGGCCAGGTTCTCCTCGGGCAAGGCATCTGGCTGGCGCTGCTGGCGGCGGGCGCGCTCGCCATCGAGCACAGGGCGATCCGCCGCATCACCCGAGAGGGGATCTGAGCCGCCATGGGATCCTTTTCCTACCTCGCGACCTTGCTCCGCCTCAATGTGAAGAGCGGGCTCAGGCCCTTTCTCCCCTCGGCGATCGCGGCCACCCTCATGTGCGCCAACAACCTCGTCTTCTTCATCATCTGGCTCATCTACTTCCAGCGCTTCTCCAGCCTCAAGGGCTGGGGACTGGAAGACGTGGCGCTGCTCTTCGGCATCGCCGCCTGGAGCTTCGGGCTGACCGTGCTCGTCGCCGGCGGGGTGCGCGACATCACCCGCAGCATCGTCGACGGCAGCCTCGATGTGCATCTGGGCCGGCCGCGCCATCCCTTGCCGAGCCTCATCTTCGGCCGCTCCATTGCCGCCGGCTTCGGCGATTTGGCGAGTGCGGTGGTGCTGTGGCTGGGATACGCCGGCAAGGATCTTCTCGATCTGCCGTTCATCCTCCTCGTCGCCAGTGCGGCCGCGGTCATCGTGGTGGCGACCGCGACGCTCGTCAGCCTCACCGTGTTCTGGCTGCCGAACACGGTGCAGCTGGTCGAGGATGTGTATTTCATGCTGCTGATGGCCGCGGTCTATCCCCAGCACGTATTCGGCCCCTTCCTCAGGCTCCTCTTGTTCACGCTGCTGCCCGCCGCCTTCATCGGCCTGGTGCCGGTCGAGACGATCCGCGAGACCAGCCTCGAGAAGCTGGCGGTGCTGCTCGGCGCGGCGCTCGTCTATGCGTCCCTCGCCGTGCTTGTCTTCGAGCGGGGGCTCAAGCGCTACACCTCGGGCAGCAGCCTGAGCGCGCCCTAGAGAAGCATTGCCGATGCACCCGGGTGCTATTCTCCGCGATCAAGGGGCCCCGAGGGAGGTGCGTTCATGGAAGCGGTCGACCAGCTCAAGCGCACCATCAAGGTCTGCATGTTCGATCAATACGGAACCGTCGTCGACATGCAGACCGGTCTCATCGAGGCGGCGACACCCTACCTCGCGGAAAAGGGCTGGAGCGGCGATCCTTCCTCCTTCGTCACCTGGTGGCGGCGGACGCATTTCGAGAACTCGATGATCGATGCGCTCCTCGACAAGGAGCACACGCCCTATCGGGAGATCGGGCACCGCTCCTTGGCGCTGGTGCTGGAGCGCGCCGGCATCCCTTACACGATGGATGAGGTGCGCCGGCTGGTCGCTGAAATCGAGCGGCTCCGCCCATTCCCCGAGGTGCCCGAGGCGCTGGCGCGGCTCAAGACCCGCTACCGGCTCGTGGTCCTGTCCAACGGCGATCCCGACATGCTGGAAGCCGCGACGCAGCATCACCGGATATCCTTCGATCAGGTGATCTCGGTCGCCAGCGCCGGCAGCTTCAAGCCCCATAGGGCGACCTACACCAAGGCCGCGGCGATGGTGGGTGTCGGCATGGAGGAGGTGCTGTTCGTCGCCAATCACGCCTTCGACTGCATCGGCGCGAAATCGGCGGGCATGCGCACCTGCTTCATCGACCGCCGCCGGCGCCCCTTCGGGATCACGCCCCACCAGCCCGATCTCATTATGGGGACGATGACGGAGCTGGCCCAGCTCATCGCCTGATCTCGGCCCTCATACCTTCGTCTAATGTCGCCGGCCAGGCCCCGCTCCTAGGCTCGAGCCCAGGAAATGGGGAGAGAGTCATGAGCGACCGTGTCATCGATTGGCCGTTGGGCGAGTCCTCGAGCGCGTTGACGCCGTATTCGGCCGAGACCTCGCTCGCCCGCGAAGGGGCGGATTGGGGGCCGGCGGCGCGCGCCATCCTCGGCCCGCATCTGCGCTATTTCGCGCCGATCCCGGCGCCGCATGCGCCGGCCCGCGACCCGGGCAGAGAGGCGGATTGGCATTTGCTGCAATTCCGGGGCGGCGTGTGAGCCGTCCTCCCGCTCGGTCCGCCCTGCTTAGCCCGAGAGGCCCTTCTTCTTCTTATAGGCGGCGATCGCCTCTTTGAGATCGTCATAGGCCTCGCAGCCGAGCGTGCAGAGCTTGTCCAGCACCGCCAGACGCTCCTCGGCCCTGGGGAGATCGTCCATCGTGAGATAGAGCTCGCCCAGATATTCGTTCGCCGCCTTGTGCTCGGGATCGAGCTTGATCGCGGTCAGGTACTGATCGAGCGACTCCTTGAGCTTGCCGGTCTTGCGCATGCTCAGGCCCAAGAGGCTATGGGCATCGGCGTTCTTGTTGTCGACGAGGAGAACCTTCTCCAAGAGCGGGATCGCCTCGGCGTATTTCTCCTGCTTCACCAGAGCGTCGGCCTTCATGTAGTCGGGATTGCCTTTGCTCGCAGCCGAGGGCTGGGTCGGGATCATCGCCAGGGCAGGCCAAGAGAAGCCGAGCAAGACCAGAAGCAGAACCGCCTGAAGGCGCAGCATCGTCGACCTCATTTCACCAGCAGCTTTTCGATCTCTTGGGTGATCGTCGCCGATGTCGGCGTCACCGTCGAGGGCCAGGCCCCGGCCAAGCTGCCATCGGGTGCCAAGAGGTATTTGTAGAAGTTCCAGCGCGGCGTGTAGGACTCGCCCAGCTCCGCCTCCACCCATTTGTAGAAGGGATGGGCGCCGGGACCGCTGACGCTGTACTTGTCGGTCAAGGGGAAATCGACGGCGAAGTTCACCTCGCAGAACTGCTTGATCTCCGCCGCGCTGCCCGGCTCCTGCTCGCCGAAATCGTTGGAGGGCACGCCCAAGACGACGAGACCGCGATCGCGGTAGCTCCGCCACAGGGATTCGAGCCCCTCATATTGCGGGGTGAACCCGCATTGGCTCGCGGTGTTGACCACGAGCACGGGGTGGCCGGCGAACTTGGCGAGCGGCAGCTTGCCGCCATCGATGCCGGTGAACTCGAAGGCGAAGCCGCCCTTGGAGCCCGCCGCACTCGGCGGCGCCACGCTCATGCTCGCCGCCGCCAGCAGCATGCCGGCGAACTTGATGAATTTCGCCATGGCAGAGTCTCCTTCCCGGCACTCCGTTCAGCCATAACGCTGCTCCCGCCAGGGATCGCCCAGATTGTGGTAGCCGCGCACTTCCCAGAAGCCCTTCGTCTCCTTGGCCGCGAACCAGATATGGCGGACCCACTTGGCACTCTTCCAGAAATAATGCTTCGGCACCACCACGCGCACCGGACCGCCATGCTCGCGGGTGAGCGGCCTTCCCTCCCACGCGGTCGCCAGCAGCACGCCCTCGTCGTCGAAGGCCGCCAGCGGCAGATTGGTCTGGTAGCCGTCATAGCTCTTGAACATGACGAAGCGCGCCTCGGGCTTCGGCCGCACCACGGAGACGAGGTGTCGCCCCGACACGCCCTCCCAATGATTGTCGAAGCGCGACCAGGCGGTGACGCAATGGATGTCGGAGACATGGCGGGTGACCGGCTGCGCCGACAGCTCGCTCCATCCCCATTTGAGCGGCTGCTCGATGAGGCCGCCGACCGCGAGCTGCCATTCCCTAGCCGGCACATTGGGCTGCGTGCCGAGGTCGAGGACCGGCCAGTTCTTGACGAGATGCTGGCCCGGCGGTAGCCGGCGCGCTGCGGGGCTGGCGGTCTCCCCGGTCAGGAGACGGCCTTCCCGCGCCCATTTCTCCTTGGCCTCGATCAGCTTCTGCTTGGCCCGTGGAACCCCGTCCATCGCTTTCTCCCTCGACTAGACGGGAAGATATGGGCTCAGCGCCGCGGCGAATAGCCCCCGCTCGCGCGCTCGTGATCCCGTGCCGGCCGATACGAAGAGTGCTGCAATCCCGATCACCGCCAGCGCAAGAGCCAGCGCTCGGCGGCCGAGAGCAAAGCCCCGACGCCGAGCCCGAGGAGCGAGAGCACGACCACGCCGGCCAAGAGCTGGTCGGTCTGCATGAGATTGCCGGCCGTGAGGATGAAGGCGCCGATGCCCCGCTCCGCCCCGATCATCTCCGCAGCGACCACCAGGATGAGGGCGATCGAGGCGGAGATGCGAAAGCCCGAGAGAATGCCCGGCAGGGCGCCGGGAAGCACGATCGTCCTTAGGATCGCATGGCCGGGCAGGTTGAAGCTCTGGGCCATGCGAATAAGGCTGCGGGGCACCTGGTCGATGCCGCTCGCCGTCGCGATCACGGTCGGGAAGAACACGCCCAGCGCGATGGTGGCGAGCTTCGCCGGCTCGCCGATGCCGAACCAGAGAATGAACAACGGCAGGAGGGCGATCTTCGGAATCGGAAACAAGGCGGAGACGATGGGGAGGCCCGCGGCCCGGGCGAGGCTGAAGACGCCGATCGCCGTCCCGGCGGCGAGGCCGGCGAGCGTGCCGATCACCCAGCCGCCGAGGATGCGGACGAGGGAGGCCTCGAGGTGATCGGCGAGCTTGCCGGAGAGGGCCAGGCGCCAGAGCGCGCGGGCGACCGAGTCCGGGCTCGGCAGAAAGACCGGCGAGACCAGCCCCACGGTGCTGGCGGCCTGCCAGAGGAGGATCGCGCCGATGAGCGCTGCCCACGCCGCCAGCGGCCGCGGCCGGGCGACGAAGCCGCCGCCGCGAAAGCCGAGGGGACGCGGGTTAGCGGCGGCGTCTCCGGCTTCGATGGCGCGCCTGGTCATGGCGGTATGACCTCGCGTTCGGCATCGCGGGCCTCGTTCTGAATGAGCGCCCAGAGATGCTGGCGCAGCGAAGCCAGATGCCGGCTGCCGGCGTCTGTGCGGCGGTCCCGCCGCGTCCGCTCCACCGGGATCACCGCCTTGATCCGACCCGGGCGCCGGCTCAAGACCATGACGCGGTCCGCCAGGCGCAGCGCCTCATCCAGATTGTGGGTCACATAGACCGACGTCGTCCGCTTCTGTTCGCAGATCTGGATGAATTCCTCGAGCAACAGCTCGCGGGTCTGCGCATCGAGCGCGGAGAGCGGTTCGTCCAAAAGCAGGACCGCCGGCTCGACGGCGAGCGCCCGGGCGATGCCGACACGCTGGCGCATGCCGCCGGAGAGCTGCTTGGGAAAGGCTTCGGCGAAACCGGCAAGGCCGGTCAAGGCGAGCACGGACTCGATGCGCCGGCGCCGCATCTCGGCGGTGAGCCCATGGTGCTCGAGCGCCAGCGCCACATTGCCCCAGACCGTGCGCCAGGGTAGGAGCGCGAAGTCCTGGAACACGTAGGTGAGCGGATTGAGACAGGAAGGGGAGAGATCGCCGGCGAGGCTCACCCGACCGAAGCTGGGCTGGATGAGCCCGCCCAAGATGCCGAGCAAGGTCGACTTGCCGCAGCCGGACGGACCGATGACGGCGAGGATCTCGCCTTCCTCCACGCGAAAAGCGATGCCGTCCAGAACCTCCAGCCCGTCATAGCGATGCGAGATCGACTCGGCG includes the following:
- a CDS encoding ATP-binding cassette domain-containing protein — protein: MPALRLDKLAKTFHRRSRPAGGLGRLSQLFRPSRPIEVPAVIGVSFAVEAGERVAFIGPNGAGKSTTLKMLTGMLTPSAGHAEVAGLVPWQARRRLASRIGIVFGQRSQLWPQLPVADSFWLLARIYGVSRAAFLTQKARLTHAFAIGDFMDRPASQLSLGQRMRCEIAAALLHGPGILFLDEPTIGLDVTAKAALRDHLNELSRADATTVLLTSHDTGDIEKICERVIVIDHGRLIMDVSLDKLRRDYLGRRMVTLTTAEEEPLLALDGVEVAARAPYRLSLAVDTARMPIQKVVAEAMERLTIQDLMIENPPLEDVIKAIYRGDRREPAEWGAS
- a CDS encoding ABC-2 family transporter protein, with translation MGSFSYLATLLRLNVKSGLRPFLPSAIAATLMCANNLVFFIIWLIYFQRFSSLKGWGLEDVALLFGIAAWSFGLTVLVAGGVRDITRSIVDGSLDVHLGRPRHPLPSLIFGRSIAAGFGDLASAVVLWLGYAGKDLLDLPFILLVASAAAVIVVATATLVSLTVFWLPNTVQLVEDVYFMLLMAAVYPQHVFGPFLRLLLFTLLPAAFIGLVPVETIRETSLEKLAVLLGAALVYASLAVLVFERGLKRYTSGSSLSAP
- a CDS encoding haloacid dehalogenase type II, with translation MEAVDQLKRTIKVCMFDQYGTVVDMQTGLIEAATPYLAEKGWSGDPSSFVTWWRRTHFENSMIDALLDKEHTPYREIGHRSLALVLERAGIPYTMDEVRRLVAEIERLRPFPEVPEALARLKTRYRLVVLSNGDPDMLEAATQHHRISFDQVISVASAGSFKPHRATYTKAAAMVGVGMEEVLFVANHAFDCIGAKSAGMRTCFIDRRRRPFGITPHQPDLIMGTMTELAQLIA
- a CDS encoding tetratricopeptide repeat protein; translation: MLRLQAVLLLVLLGFSWPALAMIPTQPSAASKGNPDYMKADALVKQEKYAEAIPLLEKVLLVDNKNADAHSLLGLSMRKTGKLKESLDQYLTAIKLDPEHKAANEYLGELYLTMDDLPRAEERLAVLDKLCTLGCEAYDDLKEAIAAYKKKKGLSG
- a CDS encoding glutathione peroxidase, which produces MAKFIKFAGMLLAAASMSVAPPSAAGSKGGFAFEFTGIDGGKLPLAKFAGHPVLVVNTASQCGFTPQYEGLESLWRSYRDRGLVVLGVPSNDFGEQEPGSAAEIKQFCEVNFAVDFPLTDKYSVSGPGAHPFYKWVEAELGESYTPRWNFYKYLLAPDGSLAGAWPSTVTPTSATITQEIEKLLVK
- a CDS encoding sulfite oxidase-like oxidoreductase — protein: MDGVPRAKQKLIEAKEKWAREGRLLTGETASPAARRLPPGQHLVKNWPVLDLGTQPNVPAREWQLAVGGLIEQPLKWGWSELSAQPVTRHVSDIHCVTAWSRFDNHWEGVSGRHLVSVVRPKPEARFVMFKSYDGYQTNLPLAAFDDEGVLLATAWEGRPLTREHGGPVRVVVPKHYFWKSAKWVRHIWFAAKETKGFWEVRGYHNLGDPWREQRYG
- a CDS encoding ABC transporter permease — its product is MTRRAIEAGDAAANPRPLGFRGGGFVARPRPLAAWAALIGAILLWQAASTVGLVSPVFLPSPDSVARALWRLALSGKLADHLEASLVRILGGWVIGTLAGLAAGTAIGVFSLARAAGLPIVSALFPIPKIALLPLFILWFGIGEPAKLATIALGVFFPTVIATASGIDQVPRSLIRMAQSFNLPGHAILRTIVLPGALPGILSGFRISASIALILVVAAEMIGAERGIGAFILTAGNLMQTDQLLAGVVVLSLLGLGVGALLSAAERWLLRWR
- a CDS encoding ABC transporter ATP-binding protein, translating into MQIIAESISHRYDGLEVLDGIAFRVEEGEILAVIGPSGCGKSTLLGILGGLIQPSFGRVSLAGDLSPSCLNPLTYVFQDFALLPWRTVWGNVALALEHHGLTAEMRRRRIESVLALTGLAGFAEAFPKQLSGGMRQRVGIARALAVEPAVLLLDEPLSALDAQTRELLLEEFIQICEQKRTTSVYVTHNLDEALRLADRVMVLSRRPGRIKAVIPVERTRRDRRTDAGSRHLASLRQHLWALIQNEARDAEREVIPP